The Salvelinus namaycush isolate Seneca chromosome 26, SaNama_1.0, whole genome shotgun sequence genomic sequence AGGGTCACAACCtatttctattttagcgcctggcaacgcagacgctcgctgAGGCGCAgggattgaataacatgtaccgCACGCAGACACTCGCTGAGGCGCAgggattgaataacatgtaccgCACGCAGACACTCGCTGAGGCGCAgggattgaataacatgtaccgCACGCAGACACTCGCTGAGGCGCAgggattgaataacatgtaccgCACGCAGACGCTCGCTGAGGCGCAgggattgaataacatgtaccgCACGCAGACACTCGCTGAGGCGCAgggattgaataacatgtaccgCACGCAGACACTCGCTGAGGCGCAgggattgaataacatgtaccgCACGCAGACACTCGCTGAGGCGCAgggattgaataacatgtaccgCACGCAGACACTCGCTGAGGCGCAgggattgaataacatgtaccgCACGCAGACACTCGCTGAGGCGCAgggattgaataacatgtaccgCACGCAGACACTCGCTGAGGCGCAgggattgaataacatgtaccgCACGCAGACACTCGCTGAGGCGCAgggattgaataacatgtaccgCACGCAGACGCTCGCTGAGGCGCAgggattgaataacatgtaccgCACGCAGACACTCGCTGAGGCGCAgggattgaataacatgtaccgCACGCAGACGCTCGCTGAGGCGCAgggattgaataacatgtaccgCACGCTACGCGAACATGTTATGCTACTATTCCTAATGTGAGACGATTGCATAGTCATCATTTTGGCTAATAATATATCTCAATCACTATTAGCAAAATAGACAGTTCTGAACAATGCATGCCTGAGCACGTTTCTTCTCATTTCGTTGCATAGGAAAAATGTGGCCttttttataaacacatttcatgcaattctactaaactttatatgactggagacatAAGCATAAGCATCTTTTTTTTAATGACACATATTagtagcctactctgctgacactgacaaacagatcaaCCATCTAATCTAGGTCTACGAAAAGGGGAGAAGCAAATTGTACAGTATGAcatccatctagcctggaggaggaaattattGCCCCCAAAAACACGTTCCAGTGGTAGTGATCCAATGATAAAGAAAGTGAATATGCGCACACTCACTGGAGATATGGCCAATGCTCTCCACTGGTGCCAATAAGATGGATAGGCTACTGTTCACTCAATTGGGAGTTGAGACAGTTCAGTCTatttcttctcttttcagcaaAAGCCATTTGCTTTCTAAACTGTTTTTCATACGATTgtgtttttaaatatttaactgcTTTTCACTGACCGCTGCAACTCAACAAACAATGTGGCTGACCGGCAAAGTAAACTGTCTGGCACTCTCTGAGAGAATGGCGGGCAGGCTGGCAGCTTCTCTCAGAGAGATGCTCCGCATGGTCTTAAAGCCAGCCAATCAATATGCTAAACTGCCATTGCATTTTAATTGGGTTTGGACTGATTTTAAATCTACTTTTTTTGTAGCCTACTTTTGCATTTTTGGTCTTGAGCTTGGGTAGGGCGATACCCTGCTAGGTAGTAGTATAATAAGGTTGTTGTGTAAATTTGCCAGATAAAATCCATAACTTAGTTTAGTGTCAGTTAGTATTAGTAACTATTAGCCCTAGAATGCACCAGAATAGTTTTGCTAACTGGGCTATTATATGAGTGTATCCCCCTCATTCAAGGCTTGCAATGTTACTGTTGTGAATGCTTTGTATGACATGTCTCTGTAGGCTCAAGAAGTTTGCTTGCTGATTCTGATACAGGTAGTCTCCTTGAAGGGATAGATGCTTGTTAGATAGTTAGCCATGTAGCCTATAGGTTTAATTCAATGAGTAAAACTTTAGGGGTTTGCATTTGCCAAATTTAATTAAAAAAGTCCCAGTGGAGATGTTGAATCTCTTCTAGGCTGTTTATTTTCCTTCTAATCCGATTGGTtggtgtggtgggtgggtggttCAGGTTGTGAATCTAGGGAAAGGTTAGTGTGATGTCCCAGTTACCTGGATGGGATGCTTCCGCTGGTTGCTGACATGAGACACATGCACACTGTTTCTGGGTATTACCGGTAGTTCTAAAACAAATTTCAGCCTAATTGTTTGTAGCCTATGTATCTGATGCACAATTTAGGTTATTAAggttgcgtttacacaggcagcccaattctgatattctttacataattggtcttttgaccaatcacatcaggtCTTACcacatcagctctttttcagagctgatctggttggtcaaagaccaattagtgggaaaaatatcagaattgcctgtcaaaaaaaaaaaagttgggttaaatgtggaagacacatttcagttgaaggcattcagttgtacaactgactaggtgtccccctttctctttcactTGGCAATTCACAGAAGAATCCAAATGAAAAATAAAGAGTAAAGAAGTTCCCAGAAATGCATGATGTTGAAGGGGCTGCTCTTGTAATGGCTGGGATGTGAAAAGGTTTATTTTCTGTCTCCGGTTGTATTTTACTTCGTTTgtatgtttttgtattgtctttcAGCTTTGGAGAGCTCAGATACTGACAATGGCCTATGTGGTTGGATCATAGTCGGCTTATCCATCCTTCTGATGCTTGCAACTCTGCCTCTCTCCATATGGATGTGTATTAAGGTACAGTTATTACCTATACATCCACACAAGATAGATGATGCGTGAACTGAGAACTGGTTAGTGGTGTCATTTGTGTGAGTCTATTTATTCTATGAATTGATCACTTACCAGTATGCCTTTATTCCCATGGAAATTGGCTTTCTCCTCTTAATGCTACACCAGCTGCCAGAGTTGTATTGTTAGATATATACTCACTTTAAAGtaaaacaaggggggggggggtgtggatACCCAATCAGTGGTATTTCAATATTGACTGGTCAGTGAAGGTAGAGTGAGAAATGTCAAACAAGGGCTAGGGGACAACTAATTAAGCCTGTGTTTCTTTCTCTCCCAGATTGTGAAGGAGTATGAGAGGGCCATCATCTTTCGCCTGGGGCGGATCGTACGAGGAGGAGCCAAAGGGCCAGGTAATAGATATACTCCCCATCACCACCGTCACATGCACTGTCCCTGGAAAAAGTTTCACTGTGCATATTTGCTATGATTCTCTCAAGGTCCCATACTTACTTTACCAAAAAGGTACCAAAACCCTTGATTGAACATATTATGATCACAGACAGTATGAGATGGATGAAAATGGCAATAAACAGTATGTGGTCCTGGCTTAAAACCACCTTAACTGTGAAAATATGTTAGGAGGAGTCAAGCCTCTTCTCAGTGTTAATGTGGTTAGGGGTACATCTGTTTTGACCTATTTGTTTTACATTGTGGTGGGCTGCTGCACTACTACTTCCATTTTGTATGACTTTCTATAAACTCTGTCCAGGACATAGCATACATGAAAATGCCTACAAAAATGCTGGCCTCATTTATTTTCAAAGACACAACTGGCATATCAGACTTCAAATAAGTAGTTGCACCGTCAAAACTGGGTCAAGTTTGTCGGCAAGAATGCTGACCGGAGCCTATTTTAATTATTACCTGAACAAATTATTAGAGGGCCTACACATTTAAGTAAAGTCATTGAACACTGAAAACATTTGCGGGGAACAGAATGAGGTTCTCTCTCCTcactaaatgtatttatttatttgttttacctttatttaactaggcaagtcagttaagaacaaattattattttcaatgacggcctaggaacagtgggttaactgccttattcaggggcagtacaacagatttttaccttgtcagctcgaggattcaatcttgcaacctttaggTTGTTTTAAATGGTTCCTTCTGTGAGGAATTGCCATCTTTAGAGAATGTTTTTAACTTATTTGCAGATAATTGTTGTCTATAGCTAAAAAAAGCAATAGTAACAGTATGCAGGTCAGGGAGCCAAATGAACCAAATTCTTCACTTTTACTGACTGGGTAAGTAGAAAAGGGCTTAACTGCCAAAATCTCGCACTATCCCTTTAACAATGTGGAAGATACGCTATTACTACACAAATCTCTAACCTCCAGTGATTTCAGGTGACATGGCATTACTTGTGCAGGGGTGGTACTAATGTTACTGTAACTGTAAAGTGGCCATAGTAGTCTATCTAATCTACCATAGCCATGCTATGGACCTCAAACTCTCAAGTCTGTTTTATGTTTGTGGGAAGCCTTCTGTTATGCTCTCCATGGATGAAACATGATCTTGCGGAATTCTGGAACAGCCACATGATAGCAGCCTGGGGTAATAATAGACCCTCTCCATCTATCACGGAGGGACCTTCACGTTCCTCATCTGCCCTAAGAGCCCAGGCATAAACACCAACGTTTAGTTTAGTATTTGGTTTCCCCAAGTAAACTCTGCTCATCTCCAcgctctctccctcgccctccgcAGCAAGTCTTGTCCAACTGCCGAATAAGATCTTTTAACAGGATCAACGGTTATAGGTCAGACTATAGGCTAGTCAGTAGTCACTTTTTATGCTAGATCTTTCCCTGATGCTTTATGCATTGGTCTTGCTCTGCATTAGCCTTAACCAAGTTGTTGCCATTTTTAGGGTGGGAATCCATGGAATTTTCCATCATATCCCATGATGCTTTTCATAGCAAATTTAGAGCATACTCCTACATTGCAGTATTACCAGGGCCAGCTGGTATTGGGCTAAAGTCCCAGCTAGGAAAAATTATTATAGAAGGAGAAGGAAATGTATACACAAGTGAAGTTTTATATGCCTCTGTTAAGACTCTTTCTTACACACCATCATGCCCAGCACTCTGTGTTTGTACTGTACTATATTGTACCATGCTGAACCTGAGGGTGTGCAAACAAATAGGTGTTCATGAATTTAGCAAATGTATAGAGTCATGACCAACAGCAGTCGTGTGACTAATGGAACTCAGGCTTGAATGTAGTCTTATGCCAGACATTTACTcaattctactgtactgtatgttaaaTGATTTATGCTACCCTTACTGACAATGACATTCTCAGCTTTTGTGATATTGAGTAGCTTTAAGCTTTGCTGTTaaatttgtgtgtgcgtgtgtgtgtcacaccCCACAGGCCTGTTCTTCATCCTACCCTGCACAGATAGCTTCATCAATGTGGACATGCGCACCATCACCTTCGACATCCCCCCACAAGAGGTGAGCCCCCCCCCGTATTACCATGATTAGCCTATCATGTAATACATAGTGTTGTCAGTGTAACTGATTGTTCCCCCCTCATCAGGTTCTGACTAAGGACTCAGTGACGGTCAGTGTCGATGGTGTGGTATACTACCGTGTTCAGAATGCCACCCTGGCTGTGGCCAACATCACCAACGCTGACGCTGCCACCCGCCTCCTGGCACAAACCACCCTGAGAAACGTCCTGGGAACCAAGAACCTGGCGGAGATCCTATCTGATCGTAATGAGATCGCCCACAGCATGCAGGTACTGAACCACATCGACCACTAATGACTCTGTACTGACCATATGCTAACATGCACAACTCCACATCATGCATACACTAGGGGACTGTGTAGATTATAGTTCTTCATTTAGTGTTGAACAGCAAGTCATAATTGCCATAGAGTTTGCGAGAGTTCACTGAATGGCTCTGTTTTTAGAATGTACACTGTAATGGGTAAGGTTAGGATTGGAGAAAACTCATTCATTGATCTTCCGGTTATGGCCTTTCTTATTGTTTTTAACCTGGTCTCTCAAGACATTTCATCCTCCAGACATACTGCTGCAGTAACATTTGGATCTCTATCAGTTTAATATAAAGATTTATTGTTTTCACAGAtactggataggtgcagtgaaatgtgttgttttacagggacAGCCATAGAAGTATGGCGCCGCTGGttcaaattagggttaagtgccttgctcaggggcacatCGACATATTTTTCACATTGTTGGCTCGGGTATCTGaactagcgacctttcggttactgacccaatgctctaacccCTAGGGTACCTGTATGTCAGATTGATATGTCATCTAGTCTTCAAAGAGATGCTGTGTAAGGAAGGGGTGTTCTGGGCCTATTATGACCTGAGGTTACTGTCACGAGAATTTTGTTCTCAGTGTTCATAATACCCAATTGAATTACTTACTCAGCCTgaaacccagaatttgtaagaaactggttgaaatgaatcagacggaggcccagccaCAATAGTCACAACATGTATTTACGAGAGCGCTCTgcctatcatttcctgtacattggtctatatacctcacatttcgtcataaatgtccctcctcctctcagaaacaatgacaatatagttcacaagtcttcttctcatacattgtctgccacctgttatacaatctactacaagcccaaggtctctcccctccctgggtggggacagaatgtcctgaaaggaacacagtagtagagcttgtctgtcgatagctcctcttatctcaTACAttgtttcacacttgcaccctgcttacatactaaaaaggaacaaaagtTATTGTTCTAGtcctgactaaaactacacacatcatcagattatagttttatgattctaatcaatttcatacaatcatacagtgacagggtagaattatgttagttatagttcttactttaaatgtatacatcatttagtcattattcataaaaaatCCCATAACAGTTACCTATTGGATGCGGAGCTGAATGTTTTACCACCCGTGTTGTTCCCAGTCCACCCTGGATGATGCTACAGATGACTGGGGTATCAAGGTGGAGCGGGTGGAGATAAAGGACGTCAAACTGCCCCAGCAGCTCCAGAGGGCCATGGCAGCAGAGGCCGAGGCTAGCCGCGAGGCCAGGGCTAAGGTACAGCACTGACACATACAGACCAgggtaacacacacactgtgacataCAGGCATTTAGTCTATTTTTGAGGTAAATCCTTTTCCTCTGAGTGAAAATTCCAGTTGTCTTCTCAGTTTTGTTATTTCTTGGCTTGATTTACTCTCAAAATATAtcatccagatgaaaatgttttTGTGTAGGGTCAAGATGTCATCTGCCTTGTTCCTTAGCAACCAGTGGTCTTGCCGTAAAAACCCTTCCATTAAGCTAGAATAGATAGTGAGAGCAAAGCAGGTCACAAGCTGGGGAACCTCTAATCGAGTCTCCTCCCATCGGCCATTACACTGACTGGATACTATCTTCACATGTTGAATCTGCTGGTTAAATATGAGGTCTCTGggattgatttattttatttatttaatcatccACTCTCTCTGGTTTCTCTCTATATACTCACATTCACTTGTTCTGTGCATACTgtggaattctctctctctctctctctctctcgctatcatCTCTCTTCATTAACTAATGGTCCCTCTtttccccccatctctccctttctctctgtatctgtccccctcctcccttcctgcTGTCCCCTGGGCCCTGTGTGTGTAGGTGATCGCAGCGGAGGGGGAGGTGAACGCATCACGGGCTCTGAAGGAGGCCTCCCTGGTAATCGCTGAGTCTCCGTCTGGCCTACAGCTGCGCTACCTGCAGACGCTCAGCACCATTGCTGCCGAGAAGAACTCCACCATCATCTTCCCCCTGCCAATGGACATGATGCAGGCCTTCATGAAGAGAGACTGAGGAGAGCCTGATGTGTGTGTAACAGCAATTACAAAGCACCCACACTCAAGAAACAAACGTTCACACATATATCATAGTGTGTTGCTTTGCGAATCTGCTGTAGAAATGTAGTGGCTGTGATTGAGTGAACCATTTCCCTTGTGCCAAATGTTCTTAGGTCAATGCCAGCTGGTGCAGAGGAGGATAGTTAGAGAGCTTGCCTAAGCTTATGCGTCAAATAACTTAATGTAAACATTTTATGTGTGTGTTAACGCAATTGAAGTGAACAGAGAAACAGGGTTTGAACAAAACCAAAGGAAACTGAGTCACCAGCTCTACTGAGGTGTGGTGTTTCCTGCACTGCTATGAGTCTGAGACCAGGGTGTACTAGGGaccctgtttgtctgtctctatgGGAAGAAACCTCTTTACTATAGCCATGTTAAACCGCTCAAGCCTTAAGTCATTGCTATGGGGTCAGTGTTCTCATTTCATGTCGTTTCTATGCATATCTGGATGGAAATTGGAAATGCATTTGAATATTTTCAAATAGCAGTATTTTATAACCACACTCTTGAGTGTGAAAGAAGCTAAATGTAATTTGTATGGGATTTGGAAATTGGTCCTCCATTTTCTGATAGCATACTCATGTATTgctatgtttaataaatatcatctTTGGAGAGTCGTGATCAGTGCTTGTATTGGCACCGAGAGTTTAGTGATCGGTTCCATCCAGATCAAAGATGTCTTTGAATCAGAAAAGCACTGTGATCAGATCCTATACAGTATAAATTACTTTACTATATAAAAACCTGGTATGTGTTTTATGTTTACTCTGCTGTTTGTGTAAAGGACGTTGTTCCATTATTATGTTACTAAACTGCTCTGTTGTAGCCTATTTTCATCATATTGAAATGATTTATTAGCAAGTCAGGGCTGGCCGATATATTTGAGTTGTTTTAGCACGATATGGAaaatgcctgtatcgcaagaATCGAGGTTCTGTTATAATGTTGTAACGTTTTACAAATGCAGCATCTCACTGTCTCTTCTGTCAGCCCAATGTCGAATCATGTCCCAATTGCGTGACAACACGTGCACAGAGGTTATCCACCAATCACAACCCTAGACAGCCTTTTACACGTTGTAACCACGCCGGAGAAGTGTAGCGGCGGTAAGAGTTCCACCAACATAGAAAGTGAGGAAGCTAGCTCACTCTCGTGAGGATGAAATCATCCCCAAAAAGGGCAGCAATATTTTtctgtcatatggaaggggtTCCGGTTTAAGAGGTCTGATGTTAAGCAAACGAATGTCCTGTGCAAAATGTGTCGAAAGAGAATCGCTACGAAAAGGAGCAGCACAACCAACCCCTTCCATCACCTGCAACTGAAACGCGGTGGAATGGGAGGAATGCGTGAGACTACGCAATGCCGATTCCAGTCGCCTGATTCCCAAAACGTCTGCTAAAAGACAAGCTACCATAGCCGCTTCCTTTTCAAACGTAATCCCTTATGACAAGAAAAGTTTGAGGTGGAAGGAGAACGGATTCATTGGCCTAGCACATGGCGAAAGATATGGTTCCAGTCTTTACAGTAGAAAAGTCGGGCTTTATAGTTGATCAGTACAGTTTACCACAAATATCAGCTGCCAAGCCGTAGATTACTTACCCGATGATCATACGGGTGAAGTAATGGCCCAGGGTCTCAAAGCCTCTGTGGCATCGTGGAAGATGAACGAAGAACAACAGGTGTACATGACAACTGACAGCAGGAGCAACATGATAAAAGCATTGCGCTTGAACAACTGGACCGGCTTGCAGTGCTTTGGACACAGGCTCGCCATCGGTAAGTGTGACATTGGATAATTAAAGCGCATTCAAAAAAGTGTTCAGGCCAGCTGTAGGCTAATTAATGTGTTAGTAGTTGTCATTCTGCCAATCCAATAACAAATAACCATAGGCTGTTTTAATTATAACAAATGAACTAAATTAATTATATAAATTAAATATTCAAATAGCTAGTGGTCAACCATTCCTAAACAATAGAATAGACGTGTGGGTGTGTTCATTTGTTCTGCACAAATAGGCCTTGAGGccttgtatatattttttattttaatgaaGAAAATTCAGTTAAGAATTATGTCTTGGccttttttttatttgtttagaGAAAAACAAGATATCAAGATATATATTGTGAATTGTCCAAACCTCTGAAAAAAATGTAGATATTACTTTTAGGCCATATCGCACAGCCCTATATCAAGTTAATATTTTCATATCCACATCATTAACCTGTACTACAAAACATGAACTTGTATGTTAGTGTTACCTTCAAAGCTGTAGCGTGTTCTTTCCACTATGATTCAACCTTTAAATAAAAAGTATATACACACTTGAAATGGTATACGATGTAGACAACTCTCAACACATCTAGTGTCATTGACATAGGGTTTTTTATTGAAACAATTGGGGAAAACAATTGACAGGTGTGATGTGGTGGCTAATGAGAGTTATAGCAGCAAAGCTTTGGGTTCCCGATGAAGAACCACATTGTAAGGCTGCAGACAGAGACAGGCCAACATGCACTGACCAGTGAGGAGAGGAGTGAGACACCTAGAATAGAAGCACTAAGGCCTGGGAAAACCATTGACAGctctgggtaggccgtcattgtaaataataatttgtttttaactgacttgcctagttaaaggttaaataaataaaacaattaaagaAATGAAGGGTGCTCCTGTTGTGACACACCAAATAAAAACAAAACTGGCCTGGTT encodes the following:
- the LOC120021563 gene encoding stomatin-like, whose amino-acid sequence is MEEYGKETQSRESKRRERQAALESSDTDNGLCGWIIVGLSILLMLATLPLSIWMCIKIVKEYERAIIFRLGRIVRGGAKGPGLFFILPCTDSFINVDMRTITFDIPPQEVLTKDSVTVSVDGVVYYRVQNATLAVANITNADAATRLLAQTTLRNVLGTKNLAEILSDRNEIAHSMQSTLDDATDDWGIKVERVEIKDVKLPQQLQRAMAAEAEASREARAKVIAAEGEVNASRALKEASLVIAESPSGLQLRYLQTLSTIAAEKNSTIIFPLPMDMMQAFMKRD